CCGCTCGATGGGGCCGATCCCGTTCCGGCCCTCGACCAGACCGCTCCAGAAGGCGTCGACGCCGGTCCCGACGGGTGTCACCGGGCCGATGCCGGTGACGACGACCCGCGGGCGGCTGTCCGGTGCCGCGTCGCTACGCTGCGACACCGAGCTTCGAGGCGACCAGGTCGATTGCCTGCCCCACGGTCTTCACGCCTTCCATCTCCTCCTCGGGGATCTCGATCCCCATCTCGTCCTCCAGGGCCAGCACGGCCTCGGTGAGGTCGAGGGAGTCGGCGTTGAGGTCCTCGGCGAACCGGGCCTGCGGGGTCACCTGGGCCTCGGCCACGGCCAGCTGTTCGGCCAGCACCTTGCGGACCTTGTCTTCGATCTCCTGTCGGTTCATGGTCTCCTCCTTCCTCCTCGGACGGATTGCCGCGATCAGGCGGTGAGGCCGCCGTCCACGGCCAGCACCGCCCCGTTCACGTACGAGGCTTCATCCGAGCACAGGAACCGGACCACCGCCGCGATCTCCTCCAGCCGGGCCGGTCGCCCCAGGGGCGTGTTGTCGACGAGCGTCCTGCGGGCTTCCTCCGAGATGTCCGCGGTCATGTCGGTCTCGACGTAACCGGGGCAGATCGCGTTGACGGTGATCCCTCTGGCCCCGATCTCCCGGGCCAGCGCCCGCGTCATGCCGAGCAGCGCCGCCTTCGAGGCAGCGTACACGGACTGGCCGGCGTTGCCCCGCAGGGCGACCGCGGAGGACACGTTCACGATCCGCCCCCACCGTTCGCGGAGCATGGAGCGAAGCGCGGTCCGCGAGCACAGGAACGTCCCCCGCGCGTTGGTGTCCATGGTCCGGTCCCACTCCTCGAGACGGAACTTCACGGCCAGCCCGTCTCGGGAGACCCCGGCGCAGTTGACCAAGCCGACCACCGGACCGAGGTCGGCGCCCACCTGCTGGAACGCCTCCGTCACCGAGGACTCGTCCAGCACGTCGAGCCGCACGACCATGCCCTTGGCGCCGGCGTCCTCCACCGCCTTCAGCGTCTCGACGGCGTCTGACTCGCTGCCGCGGTACCCGACCGCGACGGTCCACCCCCCCTCGCCGAGCGCCACCGAGCAGGCCCGTCCGATCCCGCGGGAGCCGCCTGTCACGATCGCGACGCGAGTCATACGGCGGCGACCCCCGGCGCGGTCCATCGCAAGAGCGTTGCGCCCCAAGCCATTCCGGCTCCAAACGACGTCATGAGCACGAGGGCCCCGGGCTGGATGCGTCCCGCCCGCCACGCCCGGTCCAGGGCGATGGGGATGGAGGCGGCGGAGGTGTTGCCGATGTCCTCGATGTCCAGCACGGCCCGGTCGGGGCCGAACCCCAGCCGCTCCGCCACCGCCTTGATGATGCGGGCGTTGGCCTGGTGGGGGATCAGCAGATCTACCTCGTCGGACGTGACGCCCGCCTTGTCCAGCAGCTCCCGGCACGCATTGGTCATCGACACCACGGCCTGCTTGAACACGTCCCGTCCGGACGACATGTGGATCTTGTCCTCGCGCGCCAGGACGTCCTCCGGCGTGGCCGGATGCTCCGTCCCGCCGGCCGGGATCGTCAGCAGGTTGGCCAGCTTCCCGTCCGCGGCCAGCGAGGAGGCCAGCACGCCGGGAACCTCCGACGGGACCATGACCGCGGCTCCCGCGCCGTCGCCGAACAGCACGCACGTGGTCCGGTCGGTGAAGTCGAGCTTCCGGGAGAGGACCTCCGCCCCCACCACCAGCACGGTCTCCGATTGGCCCGACACGATCATCCCGGTGGCGAGCGACGTCGCATAGCTGAACCCCGCACAGGCCGCGTTGATGTCGAGCGCCGGGCAGGCCATGCCCATGCGCGCCTGCACGAACGAGGCTGTGGCCGGAAGGGGGCGGTCCGGGGTGCACGTGGCCACCACCAGCAGGTCGACCTGCTGCGCCGACATGCCGGCCGACTCCAGGGCCCGGCCCGCCGCCTCGGCGGCGAGGTCCGCGGTGGTCTGCCCCTCGACCGCGAACCGCCGGGCCCGGATGCCGGTCCGGTCCACGATCCACTCGTCGGATGTCTCGATCGAGGATTCGAAGTACGCGTTGGGGACGAGGTTGTCCGGAAGCGCCGACCCCGTCCCCGCGATCGCCGCGTAGCGGCGTTCCGTCACTCTCGCTCCATCCACGCCACGGCCTGGCCCGCCTTCACCGGCTCTCCGTCCTGCCCCAGAACCCCACCCAGCCTACCGCGGGCGGGGGAAAGGACGAGGTCCTCGTGCTGGCCGCGCTCGATCCGCACGACGGGCTGTCCCGCCTCCACCCACTCGCCGTCGGCGGAGAACCGCACCGGCGGGAGGATGCGAAGGCGGCCCGGGTTGGGGGCCACGAGCAGCGTGATGGGAAGGTCGGTCTTTTCGCCGTGGTCGTGCTCGGTCATGGGTTCACTCGCTCCAGATCTGCGGACTCGTTGTCACGGATGGACTCGGCGGCGACGGCGGCCGCTTCGGGGGAGCCCGCCGCCCAGACGGTCGTCCTCGGGACGATGCGGCGGACCAGCTTGGACAGCACGTCTCCCGGCCCCGCCTCCACGAAGGCGACGACCCCTCCCTCGGACAGGGCCCGGATGGACCGTTCCCAGCGAACCGGCGACACCAGGTGGCGGGACAGCAGGTCGCGTATCGCGGCCGGCTGGCGGGTGGGCCGCCCGCTGGCGTTCGGCACCACCGCCAGGCGCGGCTCCCGGAACTCCATGCGGGAGATGGCCTCCCGGACCCGGTCCAGGGCCGGCCGCATGAGCGGGGAGTGGAAGGCGCCCGCCACCTTCAGCCGGATGGCCTTGCCGCCGCGGGCCCGGGCCAGCTCCTCGGCCCGCTCCAGCGCCGCCACGGAGCCGGACAGGACGATCTGCTTGGGGCCGTTCTCGTTGGCGACCTCCAGCACGTCTCCCCGGCCGGCCACCCGGCACACCTCGGCGGCGTCGTCCGGGGCCAGCCCGATCAGGGCGGTCATCCCGCCCGCCACGGCGTCGGACGCGTCCTGCATGGCCCGGCCCCGTTCCACCACGGCGCGGAAGGCGCCGGGCAGGTCCACGGCCCCCGCCGCCACCAGCGCGACGAACTCGCCCAGCGAGTGCCCGGCGGCGGCGGTGAACTCCACGCCCTCCGCCTCCAGCACCCGGAACGCGGCGATGTCGCAGGCGAACAGCGCGGGCTGCACCAGCTCGGTGGTGCCGAGGGCTTCCTCGTCGCGGCACAGGGCCACGACGTCGCGCCCCCACACCTCGGATACCTCCTCCAACGCGGAGCGGCCGGCCGCATGCGACATCCATGGGTCGGCCATCCCGGCGTACTGGGAGCCCTGTCCGGGAAACAGCGCAGCTACCCGCACCGCTCTGCTTCCCCAGTGTGCGGCGTCATCAATGGGAAATAGACGCAAACCGGCAGGGAACGGTTACATCGACGGGGCGCGACCATTCTGTTTCGGCCTCCAATGGAGCCTGGCTGGCTATACTCGGCCGGCTCCAAGCCACCTGAGGAAGGAGACGCTCGTGACACACCCCAAGCTCGACATCCTCGAGGAGAAGGGCTTCGTCATCCTGAAGCCCTACGAGGGCGACATCGATCCCTCCGAGTGGGTGCAGCTCACCTATCTCGACTGGAAGTCCGGCGGCGACACCAACTTCTCCGTGCTGGCCTCCGCGAACGGCGAGGACGACGCGCGCGGCTTCTGGGAGCACGGCAAGCCGGACAAGGACGGCGTGTGGACCGTGAACATCGAGAAGGCCCCCACGCTCAAGAAGTGGGTGGAGTCGATCGGAGCCCGCTACGGCCGCGTCCGGATCATCAAGCTCGAGCCCTCCACCAGCGAGGAGGAGGTCGCCGGGCGGTTCCTGCACCTGGACGACAACAACCGGCTCAACCCGGACGGGGAAGGCTGGGTCGTGCGTGCGTGGCTGAACCTGACCGACGATCCCGACTCCTACATGATCGTGCGGGAGGACAAGGACGACCCGGCCACCGAGAGCCACATCCCGTGCCCCAAGGGCGCGCAGTTCGTGGTGGACACCGAGCGCCTGCACCACGCCGTGTACCACCCCGGCTCGAAGCCTCGCTACGCGATGATCACGAGCTTCGAGTCCGGCCCCGAGCTGGACAGCTGGATCCAGGCCAACCTGCCATAGCGCAGCTCCACCGGGGCCTTCTGATGGGGTCCGGAGGACGGACCGGGGCTTTTGTCAGGTTGCCATGGCTGGGGCCACTCCTGTAGAAAGGGTGCCGCTCCATGGCCGAAGGTACCCGTAGACGCCTCTCTCTTCCCGAGGCGAGCGAGGGTTTGACCGGTTTCCTGGGCCGCGACATGGCGGTCGATCTGGGGACCGCAAACACGCTCGTGTACGTCCGCGGGCGTGGCATCGTCCTGAACGAGCCCTCCGTGGTGGCCATCAACACCCTGAACGGCGCCATCCTGGCCGTGGGGGCCGAGGCCAAGCGGATGATCGGACGGACGCCGTCGCACATCCGCGCCGTCCGTCCGCTGAAGGACGGCGTGATCGCCGACTTCGACGTCACCGAGAAGATGCTGCGCTACTTCATCCAGAAGGTGCACCGCCGCCGCGTGCTGGCCAAGCCCCGCGTGGTGGTGTGCGTTCCCTCCGGCATCACGGGCGTCGAGCAGCGGGCGGTGGAGGAAGCGACCATCTCCGCCGGGGCCCGCCGGGCCTTCATCATCGAGGAGCCCATGGCCGCGGCCATCGGCGCGGGCCTGCCCATCCACGAGCCCACCGGCAACATGGTGGTCGACATCGGGGGCGGCACCACCGAGGTGGCGGTGATCTCCCTGGGAGGCATCGTCACGTCGTCGAGCCTCCGGGTGGGCGGCGACGAGCTGGACGAGGCCATCATCCAGTACGTCAAGAAGGAGTACTCGCTGCTGCTCGGCGAGCGCACCGCCGAGGCCATCAAGATGGCGGTGGGCTCGGTGTTCCCGACGCCCGAGGAGATGATCGCGGAGATCAAGGGCCGCGACCTGGTGTCCGGGCTTCCCAAGACCATCCACATCACGGCGGAAGAGGTCCGCAAGGCCATCGAGGAGCCGGTCAACTCCATCATCGACGCGATCAAGAACACCCTCGACCGGACGCCGCCGGAGCTGGCCGCGGACATCATGGACAAGGGGATCGTGCTGACCGGTGGTGGGGCGCTGCTCCGTGGGCTGGACGAGCGGCTGAAGCACGAGACGGGCATGCCGGTGCACATCGCGGACAATCCGCTGTCCTCGGTGGCGATCGGATCGGGCAAGTGCCTGGAGGAGTTCGAGGTCCTTCAGCGGGTGCTGGTCAGCCCGTCCCGGAGGTAGCGCGCCATGGCCCTGAGCGGCCGCGCGCGGAGCACCCGGGGGCTGGTGATCCTGCTGGTGACCGTCTCGCTCGTCACCATCACCCTCGACTACAAGGAAGGGACGAACGGCCCGCTGGCCCGGATCGGCCAGGCCGCCCTGTCCATCATCACCCCGCTCCAGAACGCGGTGACCACGATCACGCACCCGATCGGATCGTTCTTCGGGGCACTGGTGCACCTTCCCTCGTTGCAGGACGAGAACAACCGCCTGCGGACCCGGATCCAGCAGCTCCAGACCCAGGCCATCCAGTACCAGTCCCTCCGACATCAGCTGATCGAAGCAGAGAAGCTGCTGGAGCTCACCACCGGTCTGGACCTGCGGACCACGGGGGCCAGGGTCATCGGGAGCGGGGTCTCCAACTTCGAGTGGTCGATCGACATCGACAAGGGATCGAGCAACGGCATCAAGGTGGGAATGGCCGTCATGACCGCGGCAGGCCTGGTCGGTCACGTGAGCGAGGTCAGCCCGTTCGGCTCGAAGGTCCAGCTGCTGGTGGACCCCGATTCCCAGGTGGCGGCGCGGCTGGTGCAGTCGCAGGAGACGGGGCTGCTGCGTGGCCAGGGCGACCAGGACCTCGCCATGTCGCTCGTGTCCTCCCTGGCCACGGTGACCCCCGGCGAGCCCGTGGAGACCGCCGGCTACGACGTGGGCAGCCAGTACCCGGCCGGGATCCCCATCGGGCTGGTGTCCAGGGTCCGGGACGACCCCTCCACCGGCCAGAAGATCATCTCGATCCGCCCGGGCGTCGACTTCTCGACCCTGGACGTGGTGCTGGTGGTCGTATCCGGCAAGAGCGGGTAGCCTCGGCGGGTCGTGCGACGGGTCCTCTTGTGGGCGGCCGTGGTGCTCACCGCTCTGCTCCTGCAATCCACGGTGTTCGCCCAGATCAGGCTGGCGGGTGCAAAGCCGGAGCTGATCTACCTGATCACCGTGGCCATGGCCGTGCTGGAGGGGCCGGCCGCCGGGGCGGTGGCGGGGTTCGCCGGCGGGATGGCGCAGGACTTCCTGTTGAACCAACCGAAAGGAATCACCGCACTGACGCTGACATTGCTGGGCTACTCCATCGGGATGCTCCGCTCCTACATCGCCACGCCGTCGGCGTTCCTGCCGGTGTTCCTGGTGGCCGGGGGGACCGCGGGGGGCGTGCTGTTCAACGGCCTGGTCCGGTTCCTGCTCGGGCAGCTCAACGTGAGCGTGGTGTACTTGCTTCGGATCGCCGTGCTGTCGGCCGCCTACAACGCCATCCTCACCCCGCTGTTCTTCCCGCTGATCCGGCGGGTGGCCGAGTCCTCCCGGGCCAAAAAGGTCTTCCGGTGGTAGGACGGCACGAATGACCGAGGGGCGGATGGGCGTGCGGCTGAGGGTCCTGGCGACGCTGTGCGCCTTCATGTTCGCCGCGCTCGGGGTCCGCCTGTGGTTCGTGCAGGTCCTGGCCTCGACCCAGTACCGGAACAAGGCCGAGGTGAACGGGACCCGCCTGGTCCCCCTGCCCGCCCCGCGCGGGCTCATCCTGGACCGCAATGGCGACGTCCTGGTGAACAACCGGACCTCCCTGGTGGTGACGGTGAACCGGCAGGAGGTGGGGGACCGCGAGGAGTCCGTGCTGTTCCGGCTGTCCAAGGTGCTCCACACGCCCGTGAAGGACCTGGTGAGCCGGCTGAACGACCCCAGCTACTACTCGTATACGCCGATCCCGGTGGCCTTCGACGTGACGAAGCGGGTGGCGTTCTACCTGGGCGAGCATCAGCGTCAGTTCCGGGGGGTCGAGACCCAGGAGCTGACCGTCCGGGGATACCCGAACGGCGACCTGGCGGCGCACGTCCTCGGCTACACGGGGCTGATCTCGGCCGACCAGCTGAAGGACCCCCGGTTCCACGGCTACAGCCAGCAGGACGTCGTGGGGAAATCCGGGGTGGAGGAGACCTACGAGCAGTACCTCCAGGGCCGCAAGGGCCAGGTGAAGCTTCAGGTGAACTCGGCCGGCAAGACCCTGAAGGCCTTCGGCCAGCAGGACCCGGTGGCGGGGGACAGCGTGGTGCTGTCGATCGACGCCGGCATCCAGAAGCTGGCGGAGGACAGCCTGCACCTGGGGGTCCAGGCCGCAAGGGCGGCCGGGCTGCCCGCCGACGCCGGCGCCGTGATCGTGGAGGATCCCAACAACGGCCAGATCCTGGCCATGGCGTCGTACCCGACGTTCGACCCGTCCTTCTTCGTCAGGGGGTTCACCAACGCTCAGTACAAGGCCGAGTTCACGCGACCGGCTCGCCATCAGCCGCTGTTCGACCGGGCCATCCAGGCCACCTATCCGGCGGGGTCGACGTTCAAGCCGTTCGTGGCGCTCTCGGCGCTCCGCCACCGGATCGCGTCGGAGAACGGCTTCTACAGCTGCCCGGCCAGCTACGAGGTGCCCGGCGACACCTCGCACACCATCTTCGAGAACTGGGCCTACCCGCAGAGCTTCGGGACGATCTCCCTGACCCAGGCCCTGGTGATCTCGTGTGACACCGTCTTCTACCAGTTCGGCTACAAGTTCTGGCAGGACTATCGGGACAGCAACAAGACCGACCTCCTCCAGAACGACCTGCGCTCGTTCTGGTTCGGGCGGCCGACGGGCCTGGACCTGCCGTCCGAGAACTCGGGGGTCATCCCCGATCCCCAGTGGAAGGACGCGCACTTCCCGCCCACGACCGAGGACCCCTACGCGAACATCTGGAAGCCCGGCGACCTCGTCAACATGTCCATCGGTCAGGGGAACGTGGCCGTGACGCCGCTCCAGATGGCCACCGCGTACTCGGCCATCGCGAACGGAGGCACGGTGTACCGGCCCCACGTGGGCCTCCGCATCCAGGGCCCCGACGGCTCAGTGGTGCGGACCATCAAGCCCC
The Actinomycetota bacterium DNA segment above includes these coding regions:
- the acpP gene encoding acyl carrier protein produces the protein MNRQEIEDKVRKVLAEQLAVAEAQVTPQARFAEDLNADSLDLTEAVLALEDEMGIEIPEEEMEGVKTVGQAIDLVASKLGVAA
- a CDS encoding 3-oxoacyl-ACP reductase FabG; the encoded protein is MTRVAIVTGGSRGIGRACSVALGEGGWTVAVGYRGSESDAVETLKAVEDAGAKGMVVRLDVLDESSVTEAFQQVGADLGPVVGLVNCAGVSRDGLAVKFRLEEWDRTMDTNARGTFLCSRTALRSMLRERWGRIVNVSSAVALRGNAGQSVYAASKAALLGMTRALAREIGARGITVNAICPGYVETDMTADISEEARRTLVDNTPLGRPARLEEIAAVVRFLCSDEASYVNGAVLAVDGGLTA
- a CDS encoding ketoacyl-ACP synthase III, with the protein product MTERRYAAIAGTGSALPDNLVPNAYFESSIETSDEWIVDRTGIRARRFAVEGQTTADLAAEAAGRALESAGMSAQQVDLLVVATCTPDRPLPATASFVQARMGMACPALDINAACAGFSYATSLATGMIVSGQSETVLVVGAEVLSRKLDFTDRTTCVLFGDGAGAAVMVPSEVPGVLASSLAADGKLANLLTIPAGGTEHPATPEDVLAREDKIHMSSGRDVFKQAVVSMTNACRELLDKAGVTSDEVDLLIPHQANARIIKAVAERLGFGPDRAVLDIEDIGNTSAASIPIALDRAWRAGRIQPGALVLMTSFGAGMAWGATLLRWTAPGVAAV
- a CDS encoding ACP S-malonyltransferase encodes the protein MRVAALFPGQGSQYAGMADPWMSHAAGRSALEEVSEVWGRDVVALCRDEEALGTTELVQPALFACDIAAFRVLEAEGVEFTAAAGHSLGEFVALVAAGAVDLPGAFRAVVERGRAMQDASDAVAGGMTALIGLAPDDAAEVCRVAGRGDVLEVANENGPKQIVLSGSVAALERAEELARARGGKAIRLKVAGAFHSPLMRPALDRVREAISRMEFREPRLAVVPNASGRPTRQPAAIRDLLSRHLVSPVRWERSIRALSEGGVVAFVEAGPGDVLSKLVRRIVPRTTVWAAGSPEAAAVAAESIRDNESADLERVNP
- a CDS encoding rod shape-determining protein, producing MAVDLGTANTLVYVRGRGIVLNEPSVVAINTLNGAILAVGAEAKRMIGRTPSHIRAVRPLKDGVIADFDVTEKMLRYFIQKVHRRRVLAKPRVVVCVPSGITGVEQRAVEEATISAGARRAFIIEEPMAAAIGAGLPIHEPTGNMVVDIGGGTTEVAVISLGGIVTSSSLRVGGDELDEAIIQYVKKEYSLLLGERTAEAIKMAVGSVFPTPEEMIAEIKGRDLVSGLPKTIHITAEEVRKAIEEPVNSIIDAIKNTLDRTPPELAADIMDKGIVLTGGGALLRGLDERLKHETGMPVHIADNPLSSVAIGSGKCLEEFEVLQRVLVSPSRR
- the mreC gene encoding rod shape-determining protein MreC gives rise to the protein MALSGRARSTRGLVILLVTVSLVTITLDYKEGTNGPLARIGQAALSIITPLQNAVTTITHPIGSFFGALVHLPSLQDENNRLRTRIQQLQTQAIQYQSLRHQLIEAEKLLELTTGLDLRTTGARVIGSGVSNFEWSIDIDKGSSNGIKVGMAVMTAAGLVGHVSEVSPFGSKVQLLVDPDSQVAARLVQSQETGLLRGQGDQDLAMSLVSSLATVTPGEPVETAGYDVGSQYPAGIPIGLVSRVRDDPSTGQKIISIRPGVDFSTLDVVLVVVSGKSG
- the mreD gene encoding rod shape-determining protein MreD — protein: MRRVLLWAAVVLTALLLQSTVFAQIRLAGAKPELIYLITVAMAVLEGPAAGAVAGFAGGMAQDFLLNQPKGITALTLTLLGYSIGMLRSYIATPSAFLPVFLVAGGTAGGVLFNGLVRFLLGQLNVSVVYLLRIAVLSAAYNAILTPLFFPLIRRVAESSRAKKVFRW
- the mrdA gene encoding penicillin-binding protein 2; translation: MTEGRMGVRLRVLATLCAFMFAALGVRLWFVQVLASTQYRNKAEVNGTRLVPLPAPRGLILDRNGDVLVNNRTSLVVTVNRQEVGDREESVLFRLSKVLHTPVKDLVSRLNDPSYYSYTPIPVAFDVTKRVAFYLGEHQRQFRGVETQELTVRGYPNGDLAAHVLGYTGLISADQLKDPRFHGYSQQDVVGKSGVEETYEQYLQGRKGQVKLQVNSAGKTLKAFGQQDPVAGDSVVLSIDAGIQKLAEDSLHLGVQAARAAGLPADAGAVIVEDPNNGQILAMASYPTFDPSFFVRGFTNAQYKAEFTRPARHQPLFDRAIQATYPAGSTFKPFVALSALRHRIASENGFYSCPASYEVPGDTSHTIFENWAYPQSFGTISLTQALVISCDTVFYQFGYKFWQDYRDSNKTDLLQNDLRSFWFGRPTGLDLPSENSGVIPDPQWKDAHFPPTTEDPYANIWKPGDLVNMSIGQGNVAVTPLQMATAYSAIANGGTVYRPHVGLRIQGPDGSVVRTIKPRVNGHLPFSQQQLFFIRQALQGVISDPSGTAASAFQGFPFGQVSVAGKTGTAEVSPFVPYSWFAAMAPVDHPKYVVVALVEQGGHGSQTAAPVVRRILEGLYGLPLSNPVTGQVQD